The following coding sequences lie in one Rutidosis leptorrhynchoides isolate AG116_Rl617_1_P2 chromosome 4, CSIRO_AGI_Rlap_v1, whole genome shotgun sequence genomic window:
- the LOC139843688 gene encoding cytochrome P450 86A22-like, with protein MDSSTLLLILLAIVTYFIWFKSIVRPLSGPRVWPIFGSLLGLIQNSNRMHDWIADNLRTCGGTYQTCICAVPFLAGRQGLVTVTCDPRNLEHILKVNFENYPKGPTWHAVFHDLLGDGIFNSDGDTWLFQRKTAALEFTTRTLRKAMARWVSRAIKNRFVPILETAQLERKSVDLQDLLLRLTFDNICGLTFGNDPQTLSPSLPENSFASAFDRATEASLQRFIFPETIWKLKKWLGLGMEVDLSRSLRHVDEYMTNVINTRKLELLTNTDGGTQHDDLLTRFMKKKESYTDAFLKDVALNFILAGRDTSSVALSWFFWLVIKNPRVEQNIITELCTVLVETRGCDTCKWLVEPLTFEEIDRLLYLKAALSETLRLYPSVPQDSKYVINNDVLPDGTFVPAGSSITYSIYSIGRMKYIWGEDAMEFKPERWLSNEEVKYDKKDQYKFVSFNAGPRICLGKDMAYLQMKSIAAAVLLRHRLSVASGHRVEQKMSMTLFMKYGLKVDLWPRDLKPIVEKIGKVDSTCLAHDG; from the coding sequence ATGGACTCATCAACTCTATTACTGATTTTACTAGCTATTGTAACATATTTCATATGGTTCAAGTCCATCGTACGGCCATTAAGCGGTCCACGTGTATGGCCTATATTTGGTAGCTTACTCGGCTTAATCCAAAACTCGAACCGAATGCATGATTGGATTGCTGATAATCTTCGCACGTGTGGTGGCACGTACCAAACTTGTATCTGTGCGGTCCCGTTTCTAGCCGGACGGCAAGGTCTAGTGACCGTCACGTGTGATCCAAGGAATCTTGAGCATATACTCAAGGTAAATTTCGAGAATTACCCTAAGGGTCCTACGTGGCATGCTGTTTTCCATGATCTACTTGGAGATGGGATCTTTAATTCAGATGGTGACACGTGGCTGTTCCAACGTAAGACGGCCGCACTTGAGTTCACCACACGCACGCTTCGTAAAGCCATGGCTCGGTGGGTGAGCCGAGCCATTAAGAATCGGTTTGTCCCTATATTGGAAACAGCTCAGCTTGAAAGGAAGTCTGTTGATCTACAAGACCTTTTGCTTCGTCTGACTTTCGATAATATTTGCGGGTTGACTTTTGGAAACGACCCGCAAACGCTGTCCCCGAGCCTACCCGAGAATAGCTTTGCATCGGCTTTTGACCGAGCCACTGAAGCCTCTTTACAACGATTTATATTCCCCGAAACGATATGGAAGTTGAAAAAATGGCTTGGCTTGGGAATGGAAGTCGACTTGAGCCGAAGCTTAAGACACGTGGATGAATATATGACCAATGTCATTAATACACGCAAGCTCGAGTTGTTAACTAATACAGACGGTGGGACCCAACATGATGACTTGCTGACTAGGTTCATGAAGAAAAAGGAATCTTACACGGATGCATTTCTAAAAGACGTGGCACTTAATTTCATCCTAGCTGGACGTGACACGTCATCAGTTGCGCTTAGCTGGTTTTTTTGGCTAGTAATAAAAAACCCTAGAGTTGAACAAAACATTATAACCGAATTGTGTACTGTCCTCGTGGAGACACGAGGATGTGACACGTGTAAGTGGCTCGTAGAGCCACTAACATTCGAAGAAATTGACCGATTGCTTTACTTGAAAGCAGCACTATCGGAAACACTCCGTCTCTACCCCTCGGTTCcacaagattcgaaatatgtaattaatAACGACGTGCTTCCTGATGGGACATTTGTTCCGGCTGGTTCCTCGATCACTTACTCGATCTACTCAAtcggacgaatgaaatatatttgggGAGAGGATGCCATGGAATTCAAACCGGAGAGATGGTTATCGAACGAAGAAGTAAAGTATGATAAGAAAGATCAATATAAATTCGTATCGTTCAATGCTGGTCCAAGAATTTGCTTAGGGAAAGATATGGCGTATTTACAAATGAAGTCTATAGCGGCAGCGGTGTTGCTTCGACACCGGCTCTCTGTCGCGAGTGGCCACCGGGTTGAACAAAAGATGTCAATGACATTGTTTATGAAGTATGGTTTGAAGGTGGATCTATGGCCAAGAGATTTGAAGCCAATTGTTGAGAAAATTGGTAAAGTTGATAGCACGTGTTTGGCACATGATGGGTAG